agaaagcaagcaaggcTGTCACGTCACACAGGGGCTTGTGGGCCTTGGTGATTTTGGCTGTTATCATAAGAGCAAAGGGAAGCaattgaaatgtttttaattgaactttttattttacttttatttatttttaattttcttttgagacagagtctcactctgtcacacaggctggaatgcagtggtgctatcttggctccctgcaacctccacctcccaggttcaagagattctcctgcctcagcctcccaaatagctggggttacaggcatgcgccaccatgcccagctaatttttagtacttttagtagagttagggtttcaccatgttggctaggctggtctcaaactcctaacctcaggtgatccgcttgccttggccttccaaaatgctgggattacaagcatgagccataaCATCTGACCtagtttaagttttaaaatggaatttaaaaaatatatgcacagGGAAACTGAGTGAAAGGAATGAAACATACACTTCAGATGGATGAGGGAGCCTTCAGTCACTGGCCAAAGGCTGTTCCTGGAGAGTTCTAACTTCCTGGCACCTCCAGCCTGCCTTGCCTAGGAAAAATGGCTTTCCCTGGCTTCCTTGTACAGATCCTGGTGGTTAGGTGTGTACCAATGCCATGAACAAGGTCAGTCCTGTAGCATGTGGGCCAAGCACCAGCAGCATCTGCTACAGAGGCTGAGGATGAGGGAGGTGTCTCAAAGCAGACATAGGCAACTGTTGGCTTCTGGGTTTTGCACTGAAAGGTTGGGGAGTCCCTCGAGACAGGGAGCACTGGAGGGGCAattgggaggggcaggtgggggaaGCACCTGAGTTTGGTTTGAATATGTTGAGCTAGGCTCATCCACGTGGAGATGTCAAGATGGCAGATGGAGTTTTGGATCTCAGGCTCAGGGGAAATGTCTGGCTATGGGCGTGAATGGAAGTGCCCACGGAGGGAGTGCAGAGGGCTCTGAGATGCCTGATATCAACTATTCCTGACTTGGGGCCTGGCCACTTTTAGCACTGAGTGAACTAAAGCAGAAAGTGGGCTGGGtgccgtggttcacacctgtaatcccaacactttgggaggctgaggtgggtggattacttgagatcaggagttcgagaccagcttagccaacatagcaagacttgtATTATTATTgtgtctactaataatacaaaatttatccatgagtggtggcatgtgcctgtagtcccagctactcaggaggctgaggcacgagaattgcttgaacccaggaggtggaggctgcactgagctgagattgtgccactggactccagcctgggttacacagCAAggcttgtttcaaaaaaaaaaaaaaaaaatgctgggtgcagtggctcatgcctgtaatcccagcactttggtaggccgaggtggacagatcatctgaggttaggagttcaagaccagcctggacaacatggtgaaaccctgtctctacaaaaatacaaaaattgtctggggatcatggcaggtgcctgtaatcccagctgctccggaggctgaggtgggagagttgcttgaaacccagaaggcagagattgcagtgagccagatcaggccactgcactccagcctggacgacagagcaagactccgtctcgaaacaaaacaagacaaaaaaacaacaaaaaacaaaactgccgggtgtggtggctcatgcctttaattccagcactgggaggccgaggtgggtggatcacctaaggtcggaagttcaagaccagcctgaccaacatggagaaaccccgtctctactaaaaatacaaaaattagccaggcatggtgatgcatgcctgtagtcccagctactcaggaggctgaggcaggagaatcacttgaaccaggaggtgaaggttgcagtgatccttGATCATCCCAttacctgggcaacaagagtgaaactctgtctcaaaaataaaataaaataaaaataactaaagcagAAAGTGGCCCCTGGCAGCCTGACAGGTGAGACAGACACTCCGCCCCTTCAGGCCTCCGGGTTTGAACCGTCATGAAGAAGGGAGGCTGGAGCCATCCATTCCCTAGGCTCCTCCTATAAATGGCCTCTGGTTCAGTGCTGCCCCCAGTCCTATCCTGGCTTTGGTAGGAGCAGAGAGCAGATGGTCTAAAACCATCCGAGTCAGGGTGACCTCTACCGcctccctccacacacacagggtagaggtggagggagagggagagagatgttCTAAAATATGTGTACAAACACTGAAATCGTTTTTCCAGCCTTATTTGCAGTTTCTGTTCATGGGGGTTTTTTTCGTGCAAATAAAACTCGTAAGTCTACCGGTAGTGATTAAAACAATGAATTTCCCCCTCCAGTGCAGAAAAGTGCAATGGCTGCAGTTTTAGGGTCTAATTACCAGGAGCGGTTAAAGTAGCTTAGTAAGTGGGCATCCAGATGACATAGGTGCTCTTGCATATTTCAATATCTGTTTAAAGAAAGGGTGCCCAGGCTCCATTAACTCCAGAGATGCTCCTAGAAGCCAGCCTATTTCCCATCATTAAGGTCAATCTGAGTTTCCGAACCAAGAGCAGGATAAATGAATTGGACCTGCCAGGCCTAGGCAGCCCTGGGCCCCTCAGCCTAGCTAGAGCTCCCAGTgttgttctttttcattaaaatcaaGGTCAAAGGAATCATGTAGCCTCTGGGTTTGAGAGAAAGAAATCTTCCCAGGGGACTCTGAGACAGTGGAGGGAACTGTGAGCCCACCGCAGGGGAAGCAGGACGAACTCAGGCTGTGAGTCAATCttgcactttctttttcttcttcttcttttttttttttttttttttgagacaaggtcttgctctctcacccaggctggggtacagtggtatgatcttggctcactgcagccttgacctcctgggttcaagtgattttcctgccttagcctcctgagtagctgggactaaaggtactCACCACCAGattcaggtaatttttttgtaaagacggggttttgccatgttgtctaggctggtcttgaactcctgagctcaagctatctgcctgccttagcctcccaaagtgctggggtatcAGGCATGAGCTAACATGCCTGGACCCTTGCACTTCATGGCCTTACTTCAGGTCTTATTGGGCAGaatctttctactttcttttctttctctctctctctcattctttcttttcttattcttttttttggaacagtgcagtggtgtgatcatggctcactgtagcctccaatgcctgggctcaagcaatcctcctctctcagcctccagagtagctgggactacaggcgcgccaccggcccagctttttaaattttttttgtagggatggggtcttgctatgttgcccaggctggtcttgaattcctggcctcaggcaatcgttccacctcagcctcccaaaatgttgagattacagatgtgagccatggcacacagtctttctactctcttttgtgcTTACAAAGAATATATCAGTTATCTCCTAAGCTTTGGTGTGGGCAGGTTGaagtaatctgaaaaaaaaaaaaaaaaaaaaaaaaagcattgtatatccAAGTTACTCTAAAGCATTTAGAtggaaagtggaaaaaaatgcaGATGAATGTGTTCTTTGTCATTTTGGAAAATTACACACCTGGCCTGCTAAaagctttttggttttcttttattacaggcatgagccactgcacccagccttttaaaaaactttttagcTGGGTGCTTTtataggctcatgcctataatccctgcactttaagaggctgatgcaggcccaggagtttgagaccagccagtgtaacatagtgaaagcccatctctaccaaaaaaaaaaaaaaaaaaaatacaaaaatacaaaaatgagtcaagcatggtggcatgcacctagggtcccagctattcaggaggctgaagtgggattagcaattgaacccaggaagtcgagtctgcagtgagctgagatcacaccactgcactccagcatgggcaacagaacaagaccctatctcaaaaacaaaaataactttcaaatacAGCTCTTTTGGCATGGCAAGGTGCAGGCTGAGATAtccttatttattataatttcatgGCTGTTTTGCTCAGGGATGATTTCCAATATTGAACATCAGATTTGGCATGAACACCAGCCAAAAACAGCCAAAACGATCTATGGTGTTTGGGTGTGCTGGCTGATGGTAGCCCCGGGACTTTCAGCTGGTATTTTCTTTTGTGCTAGTGTTTTGCTGTCAATGGGAGGTGAAATGATGCTGGTAAGAAGCCAAGCGTCAGGTGTGCCTGGCATCTCCTGACAATCTCATTCCTGGGGTTGGCACCTTTTGGGGCCCGGGGCAGGCCTGCTGCTGTGTTCCTGGTCCTGGTGCAGGAGAACGCAGATACCGAGAACTTGAAATCTGAAGATGGATAATCCATGATATAAAAAATGACACTCCAAATTGGTTTCAAATACGAGGATGTTTCTtgatggtgctggtggtgatTGTCTCATGTGGCTTCATGCTTCAAATGTTTTTGGTCAAATGAAGACGCCTAGTAGTCATCAAACCTTGTCCAGTGCAATGACCGGAAATCGTTATAAATGAGTTGGATTATTGCTAGGAACACAGAAAGATGAACAGCAGTGGTCATAGGGAAGTGGGACCAAGAGATTGTTTCACCAAGGAAACGTGGCATCACTCTCACAGTCTGCGCCTTtgttcaagagaaagaaagaactagaACGCAGgaattaaagagaaatattagTGGAGGTATCTATTGCAGTTCGAGCAATAGTAATACGGGAAAGGGCTCACACTTACGCAGCATTTCCTATGAGCCAGGCATTGTTTCAGATACATCACCTAACCACCTTATACGGTAGGCTCAGTTATTAATCCCATTTTAGTGATGAGTAAACTGACGCATGGAGCTTGCAGAACTTGCCCAAAGTGACATGGCTGGAAAGTGGCACAAGCAGGCTCCACCCGGGTTGCAGCTTTTTCTCTCAAATCAACTCATTTCACACCAATTATTGATGCCCTCTAGGTGTCATGGGGGAAAGTGTCTCAATTTCTGCACTgcagggtggggttggggtgaTTAATCTGGCGGAAGTCTTCCATGCACTGGGTGTGTCCTGCAGACACAACTGTGAAGATAATGGAGAGAAGGGTCCCTGTGGTTGGAGGGGCTGGAGAAGATGACATTTTAGCAGAAGCCTGAGGAACAGGCAAAGTTTTCCTTGTTTTCACCACATGGCTGTTAAGTTCCACTTAAAAACGTGAAGTTGGCATTACTGTTCTCTTCTCCCTGGCCTAAGCTGGATTTCGACTcagccctcctgccctgccccagcctctctgaGGACCGCTACCTCAACTCCCCTAGCCCCGTTTTGCTCAGATGGGTTTTTTTATGGCCATGACTCCACCCAGCTAGCGttgtcagatttagcaaataaaaatagaggtCTGGGGACAGTGGCTaacccctgtaatcacagcattgtGGAAGgctgaggatcgcttgaacccaggagtttgaagtcagactgggcaacataacaatacctcatttctacaaaaaataaaaatatttgccagTTTTGTGGTGgtccacgcctgtagtcccagctactcaggaggctgaggtggaaggattgtttcaGCCCAGGtgttttgaggctgcagtgggccaagatcgtgccactgcaccacagcctggtaCAGtctcacagagtgagaccctgtttgaaAAAAAGAGGATGTCAGTTAAAttgaaatttcagataaacaatggaAAAACTTACATAAGTATGtgccatgcaatatttgggacatacttcactactatttaaatatatatatatatatatatatatatatatatatatatatatatatacatatatatatgtagatatatgtacaattaaatttctgtagagatgagccttactatgttgcccaagctggtcctgaGAGTCCTGGGGTCAAGGAATGCTCCTGTCTTGGTCCAAAGTgccgggactacaggctgcaccaccgcgcccggccgggtcATACTTAGCCGAAACAAAGGTACTTGCTGTCTATTTGGAATTCAGATTCCGGTGGGTCGCCCTGTATTTCTCGTGGCAGCCTCTCAGCGGCCGTCGGCGGGGGCGGGACTCCCTTCACACCCCAGGCCCTCGGGAGGTGCCTTGCTGGTTTACCTGAGGTTCACTTGCGCGTTCTTCAGAAGCGGCCCGAGCGCCCACCGCGAAGACGGCCGCGCCAGACTCTTCTCCGGAGATGAGACTCCGGGGATGCGCCCCTGGAGGGATCCGCCCTGGAAGAGCCTGAGtcaggtggggagaggggacaCGGCCCGCAGCCACCCCATTCCACGGTGGGAGGCGCCGAGCTGCGTCCCTCTCGGGCGAAGGCTGGAAGTCGCCCCGCCGCGCGCGGTCCCCTGGCAGTGCGCTGGCGGGCGGAGTCACCACAGCCCGGCCTCGACTCTGGCTCCGGCCACCAGAGGGCGAGCGGGCTCGGGAAATGGCTTCCCTGCCGGAGGAGGAGCGCCGAGCTCCCCGCGGGGCGGGGGGAGGAGGGAAAGCGGCGGACACGCCCCCGCCTCGGCGCCTAGGGTCTCCACCAAAGCGCGAGCACGGGGCGCGTCTTTCTGGTGAGAGGGGTCTCATCGCGACATCCACCGCGAGGCCTGACGCCCAGCGGCGTCCAGAAAGCAAGGGTCGGAGGAACGCGGGGCGATCCGGCCCATCCCACCCGGCTCCACTCACGAGACTTGTGACAAAGCGCTGGTAGGAAAGAGCGTGCACGGCCCCGAGGAAGGAAGGCACTTAGAGCCCCGTCCTTCCAGAAATTCAGAGTACTCATTGGTGGTTGGTCTACAGGGGACAGGactgcagagagacagagaaggctgGCGGAGGACGCGCAGGATTTCAGATGGGCTGCGTGACTCGGAGAGATTCCATAACTtccgggcctcagttttctcgtcTGTCAAATGGGAGTACATTTTTCCTCAGTggaaggatggtttgagcccaggagttttaagTGCAGTGAGCCCCGATCCACAGCTTGACGACAGAGACTGTTCCCCTACCCCACCCCCCAAAAGGATGTCAGTTAaagttaaattcaaattttaaatgaacaatgatttatttttcatttttgagacggGGGTctcgctctatctcccaggctggagtgcaatggtacaatcttggctcactgtaaccgcttccagggttcaagtgattctcctgcctcagccttcaagtagctgggattacaggcatgcagcaccacatccagctaatttttgtatttttagtagagacagggtttcaccatgttggccaggctggtcttgaactcctgacctcaagtgatccgcctgcctgggcctttcttttcttttttttttttggtgcatgtctgtagtcccagctacttgggaggctgctgcctgggcctttcaaagtgctgggattacaggcatgagccactgcgcccagccaaaaaaatttttagtattaCTATGTACCATGCAGTACTGGGGACATACttcattgacatttaaaaatatacacatatataaaattaaatttatataaggacaaagtctcactatgttgcccaggctggtcctgaactgagctcaaagtgctggaactacaggcaactGTACCTCAGTGGTCAAATAAGAAAATCCACATATCATGTGACTGTGCTTTGTAAACCTTGACGTGTGCAAAATGAGGAGGGGCCAGATCATCACcgctctctttccttcccttaaaAAACAGGGgaagtggctcactcctgtaatcccagcactttgggaggctgaggtggagggattgcttgagcccaagagtttgagaccagcctgggtaacatagtgggaccgcttctctattaaaaatcaaaacaattagccgggtgtggtggtgcctgcccatagtcccacctactcctgaggctgaggtgggaggatcgcttgaggcagatccagaaggcagaggctgcactgagccaggatggcaccactgcacttcagcctgggcaacagagcgagaccctgtctcaaacaaaacagaacaaaa
The Callithrix jacchus isolate 240 chromosome 20, calJac240_pri, whole genome shotgun sequence genome window above contains:
- the LOC144580584 gene encoding uncharacterized protein LOC144580584, with product MRPLSPERRAPCSRFGGDPRRRGGGVSAAFPPPPAPRGARRSSSGREAISRARSPSGGRSQSRGRAVVTPPASALPGDRARRGDFQPSPERDAARRLPPWNGVAAGRVPSPHLTQALPGRIPPGAHPRSLISGEESGAAVFAVGARAASEERASEPQLCLQDTPSAWKTSARLITPTPPCSAEIETLSPMTPRGHQ